The Streptomyces sp. SS1-1 genome has a segment encoding these proteins:
- a CDS encoding NUDIX hydrolase has protein sequence MIVWINGAFGAGKTTTARELIELIPNSTLFDPEVIGAALTHLLPPKHLAEVGDFQDLPIWRRLVIDTAAALHAELGGTLVVPMTLLRQEYRDEIFGGLAARRITVQHVLLAPAETILRTRIAGREIPPDAPDGEMSVRQWSYDHIEPYRAALAAWLLADAHPVDNSCLTPYETAVRIAAAVGNGEVPVCDIVQTPEPTAETLAAGVLLFDERDRVLLVDPTYKAGWEFPGGVVEPGEAPARGGMREVTEETGIRLQDVPRLLVVDWERPEPPRYGGLRLLFDGGRLDSADAERLVLPGPELRDWRFVTEAEAADLLPPVRYERLRWALRARERGAALYLEAGTPAPS, from the coding sequence GTGATCGTCTGGATCAACGGCGCGTTCGGTGCGGGGAAGACCACCACCGCACGGGAGCTGATCGAGCTGATCCCGAACAGCACGCTCTTCGACCCCGAGGTCATCGGCGCGGCGCTCACCCACCTGCTGCCGCCCAAACACCTGGCCGAGGTCGGCGACTTCCAGGACCTGCCGATCTGGCGGCGCCTGGTGATCGACACCGCGGCGGCGCTGCACGCCGAGCTCGGCGGGACGCTCGTGGTCCCCATGACCCTGCTGCGCCAGGAGTACCGCGACGAGATCTTCGGTGGTCTCGCCGCCCGCCGCATCACCGTCCAGCACGTGCTCCTCGCCCCGGCGGAAACGATCCTGCGCACGCGGATAGCGGGGCGCGAGATACCGCCCGACGCCCCCGACGGCGAGATGAGCGTCCGGCAGTGGTCCTACGACCACATCGAGCCCTACCGCGCCGCGCTCGCCGCGTGGCTGCTGGCCGACGCCCACCCGGTCGACAACAGCTGTCTGACGCCGTACGAGACCGCCGTGCGGATCGCCGCGGCGGTCGGCAACGGCGAGGTGCCGGTCTGCGACATCGTGCAGACGCCGGAGCCCACCGCCGAGACCCTCGCCGCCGGGGTGCTCCTCTTCGACGAGCGGGACCGCGTCCTGCTGGTCGACCCCACGTACAAGGCCGGCTGGGAGTTCCCCGGCGGTGTCGTCGAACCCGGCGAGGCGCCCGCGCGCGGTGGTATGCGCGAGGTCACCGAGGAGACCGGGATACGGCTCCAGGACGTGCCGCGGCTCCTGGTCGTCGACTGGGAGCGGCCCGAACCGCCCCGCTACGGCGGTCTGCGGCTGCTGTTCGACGGCGGCCGGCTGGACTCCGCCGACGCCGAGCGGCTGGTGCTGCCCGGCCCCGAGCTGCGGGACTGGCGCTTCGTCACCGAGGCCGAGGCCGCCGACCTGCTGCCACCGGTGCGCTACGAACGGCTGCGCTGGGCGCTGCGCGCCCGTGAGCGCGGGGCGGCGCTGTACCTGGAGGCGGGGACCCCGGCACCGTCCTGA
- a CDS encoding TIGR01777 family oxidoreductase: protein MKIVIPGGTGQVGTILNRALTAAGHEVVVLTRRPARPGEVGWDGTALGPWAAEIDGSDVVVNLAGRSVSCRYTAPNLKAMMDSRVRSTEIVGEAIANAARPPRVWLQMSTATVYAHRFDAPHDEATGVIGGREPDVPGYWSYSVDIAKAWERALDEADTPGTRKVALRSAMVMSPDRGGVFDVLLRLARLGLGGPVAGGRQYVSWIHEHDFVRAAEYLITRDDLSGPVNLAAPEPLPQRAFMSALRSAARVPVGLPATRAMAEIGAFVLRSDTELLLKSRRVVPGRLLDAGFRFTHPDWPDAARELVGRRRETRRAA from the coding sequence ATGAAGATCGTGATCCCCGGGGGCACCGGGCAGGTCGGCACGATCCTGAACCGCGCCCTCACGGCGGCCGGCCACGAGGTCGTCGTCCTGACCAGGCGTCCCGCCCGGCCCGGCGAGGTCGGCTGGGACGGCACGGCCCTGGGGCCGTGGGCGGCGGAGATCGACGGCAGCGACGTCGTCGTCAACCTGGCGGGTCGCAGCGTCAGTTGCCGCTACACCGCGCCCAACCTGAAGGCCATGATGGACTCGCGGGTCCGCTCGACCGAGATCGTCGGCGAGGCGATCGCGAACGCCGCCCGGCCGCCGCGCGTCTGGCTCCAGATGAGCACGGCCACCGTCTACGCCCACCGTTTCGACGCGCCTCACGACGAGGCGACCGGCGTCATCGGCGGCCGGGAACCCGACGTGCCGGGCTACTGGTCCTACAGCGTCGACATCGCCAAGGCCTGGGAGCGGGCCCTGGACGAGGCGGACACCCCGGGCACCCGCAAGGTGGCCCTGCGCTCCGCGATGGTCATGAGCCCGGACCGGGGCGGCGTGTTCGACGTCCTGCTGCGCCTGGCGCGCCTGGGGCTCGGCGGACCTGTCGCGGGCGGACGGCAGTACGTCTCCTGGATCCACGAGCACGACTTCGTCCGCGCCGCCGAGTACCTGATCACCCGGGACGACCTGTCCGGGCCGGTCAACCTCGCCGCCCCGGAGCCGCTGCCGCAGCGCGCCTTCATGAGCGCCCTGCGCTCCGCCGCGCGCGTCCCCGTCGGTCTGCCCGCGACGAGGGCGATGGCCGAGATCGGCGCCTTCGTGCTGCGCTCCGACACCGAACTGCTGCTCAAGAGCCGCCGGGTGGTCCCCGGCCGGCTGCTCGACGCGGGCTTCCGCTTCACCCACCCGGACTGGCCCGACGCGGCCCGCGAGCTCGTCGGGCGGCGCCGGGAGACCCGGCGCGCGGCCTGA
- a CDS encoding NPCBM/NEW2 domain-containing protein — protein MRHLHTRTIRTRLIGTLTAALLCAAGLATPAAGAGSAPPPAPAVDDGLALTPPMGFNNWNSTHCRAEFDEAMVKGIADLLVDKGLKDAGYQYVNLDDCWALPSRDADGKLVPDPARFPHGIKAVADYVHAKGLKFGIYTSAGTKTCDSTGFPGGLGHEYSDARQFADWGVDYLKYDNCNNQGVDARQRYTTMRDALRATGRPIVYSICEWGENKPWEWAADVGHLWRTTGDISDNWGSMLSILKQNLPLADHAGPGHWNDPDMLEVGNGGMTGTEYRSHFSLWAIMAAPLLIGADLRTASAETLEILGNREVVAVDQDPLGRQGRVVSSEGGRWVVAKEMRDGSRAVALFNEADSAQRVTTTAEKVGLPAAGAYTLRDLWRHRTFNTAGTISATVPAHGTVLVRVAADDRWAQHPPAVEAGLDGGLLFEPGRKAALTSTVTDLGRTAARQVSVSLSGPAGWSLRPTAPAASPALPTGRTLRTGWEVTVPRGTPTGPYALTLTVRHRSPAGDRVETTLPLTATVVTPPPAGTSELAELPWLSATNGWGPVERGTSNGESAAGDGNPITIGGVVYGTGLGVHAESTVGYYTGGACETVTAHVGVDDEEGADGSVVFEVWADGTKAASTGVLTNAMPARPLTADVTGAQVVRLVVTDGGDGVTSDHGDWAEARLSC, from the coding sequence ATGCGTCACCTTCACACCCGCACCATCCGGACGAGACTGATCGGGACGCTCACCGCGGCACTGCTCTGCGCGGCCGGGCTCGCCACCCCCGCGGCGGGCGCCGGGAGCGCCCCTCCCCCGGCTCCCGCCGTGGACGACGGCCTCGCCCTGACCCCGCCCATGGGCTTCAACAACTGGAACTCCACCCACTGCCGTGCCGAGTTCGACGAGGCCATGGTCAAGGGCATCGCCGACCTCCTGGTCGACAAGGGGCTCAAGGACGCCGGCTACCAGTACGTCAACCTGGACGACTGCTGGGCGCTGCCCTCCCGGGACGCCGACGGCAAGCTCGTGCCCGACCCGGCCCGCTTCCCGCACGGCATCAAGGCGGTCGCCGACTACGTCCACGCCAAAGGGCTGAAGTTCGGCATCTACACGAGCGCCGGCACCAAGACCTGCGACAGCACCGGCTTCCCGGGCGGGCTCGGCCACGAGTACAGCGACGCGCGGCAGTTCGCCGACTGGGGCGTCGACTACCTGAAGTACGACAACTGCAACAACCAGGGCGTGGACGCCCGGCAGCGCTACACGACCATGCGCGACGCGCTGCGGGCCACCGGCCGCCCCATCGTCTACAGCATCTGCGAGTGGGGCGAGAACAAGCCCTGGGAGTGGGCCGCCGACGTGGGCCATCTGTGGCGCACGACCGGCGACATCAGCGACAACTGGGGTTCGATGCTGTCGATCCTCAAGCAGAACCTGCCGCTCGCGGACCACGCGGGCCCCGGCCACTGGAACGACCCCGACATGCTGGAGGTCGGCAACGGCGGCATGACCGGCACCGAGTACCGCTCGCACTTCTCCCTGTGGGCGATCATGGCGGCGCCGCTGCTCATCGGCGCCGACCTGCGCACCGCCTCCGCTGAGACCCTCGAGATCCTCGGCAACCGCGAGGTCGTCGCCGTCGACCAGGACCCCCTGGGCCGGCAGGGCAGGGTCGTCTCCTCCGAGGGCGGGCGCTGGGTCGTCGCCAAGGAGATGCGGGACGGCAGCCGCGCGGTGGCGCTGTTCAACGAGGCCGACTCCGCCCAGCGCGTCACGACGACCGCCGAGAAGGTCGGGCTGCCCGCCGCCGGCGCCTACACCCTGCGCGACCTGTGGCGGCACCGCACCTTCAACACGGCGGGCACGATCTCCGCGACGGTGCCCGCCCACGGCACCGTCCTGGTCCGCGTCGCCGCCGACGACCGGTGGGCCCAGCATCCGCCCGCGGTCGAAGCCGGCCTGGACGGCGGCCTGTTGTTCGAGCCGGGCCGGAAGGCCGCGCTGACGTCCACGGTCACCGATCTCGGGCGTACGGCCGCCCGGCAGGTGTCCGTGTCCCTGTCCGGGCCCGCGGGCTGGTCCCTCCGGCCGACCGCGCCGGCCGCCTCGCCCGCGCTGCCCACGGGCCGCACCCTGCGCACCGGATGGGAGGTCACCGTCCCCCGGGGGACGCCCACGGGACCGTACGCCCTCACCCTCACCGTGCGGCACCGCTCACCGGCCGGCGATCGGGTAGAGACGACGCTGCCGCTCACCGCGACCGTGGTGACCCCGCCGCCCGCGGGGACCTCGGAACTCGCCGAGCTGCCCTGGCTGTCGGCCACCAACGGATGGGGGCCGGTCGAGCGCGGCACCAGCAACGGCGAGAGCGCGGCGGGCGACGGGAACCCGATCACCATCGGCGGGGTCGTGTACGGCACCGGGCTCGGCGTCCACGCCGAGAGCACCGTCGGCTACTACACGGGCGGCGCCTGCGAGACCGTGACGGCGCACGTCGGCGTGGACGACGAGGAGGGCGCGGACGGCAGCGTCGTCTTCGAGGTCTGGGCGGACGGCACGAAGGCCGCCTCGACCGGCGTCCTGACCAACGCCATGCCGGCCCGGCCGCTCACCGCGGACGTGACCGGCGCGCAGGTGGTCCGACTCGTCGTCACCGACGGCGGCGACGGCGTCACCTCGGACCACGGGGACTGGGCCGAGGCGCGGCTGAGCTGCTGA
- a CDS encoding ROK family protein gives MHNDLVAALDIGGTKIAGALVDGHGTIAVRAQRPTPAREDGETVMRAVEEVVHELAASPLWGRVSALGIGSAGPVDASAGTVSPVNVPGWRGYPLVRRVREATGGLPVELIGDGVAITAAEHWQGAAQGHDNALCMVVSTGVGGGLVLGGRLHPGPTGNAGHIGHISVDLDGDLCPCGSRGCVERIASGPNIARRALDGGWRPGPDGDTSAAAVAAAAREGDPVAVASFERAARALAAGIAATATLVEIDIAVIGGGVGKAGDVLFTPLRKALADYATLSFVQRLTVAPARMGTDAGLVGAAAAALAGRTGVAAAGV, from the coding sequence ATGCACAACGACCTCGTGGCTGCGCTCGACATCGGCGGCACCAAGATCGCCGGAGCGCTGGTGGACGGTCACGGCACGATCGCCGTTCGGGCGCAGCGCCCGACCCCGGCGCGGGAGGACGGCGAGACCGTGATGCGGGCCGTCGAGGAGGTCGTCCACGAACTCGCCGCCTCTCCTCTGTGGGGGCGGGTCTCGGCGCTCGGGATCGGCAGCGCGGGACCGGTGGACGCCTCGGCGGGCACCGTGAGCCCCGTGAACGTCCCGGGCTGGCGTGGCTACCCGCTGGTGCGCCGGGTCAGGGAGGCGACCGGCGGGCTGCCCGTCGAGCTGATCGGCGACGGCGTGGCCATCACCGCGGCCGAGCACTGGCAGGGCGCCGCGCAGGGCCACGACAACGCGCTGTGCATGGTCGTCTCCACGGGCGTCGGCGGCGGTCTGGTGCTGGGCGGCCGGCTGCACCCCGGGCCCACCGGCAACGCGGGCCACATCGGCCACATCAGCGTGGACCTCGACGGCGACCTGTGCCCGTGCGGCTCGCGCGGCTGCGTGGAGCGCATCGCGAGCGGCCCGAACATCGCCCGCCGCGCTTTGGACGGCGGCTGGCGGCCCGGACCGGACGGCGACACCTCCGCCGCCGCGGTCGCCGCCGCCGCCCGCGAGGGCGACCCGGTCGCCGTGGCCTCCTTCGAGCGGGCCGCGCGGGCCCTGGCCGCCGGGATCGCCGCCACCGCGACCCTCGTGGAGATCGACATAGCCGTGATCGGCGGCGGCGTCGGCAAGGCCGGCGACGTCCTGTTCACCCCGCTGCGCAAGGCCCTCGCCGACTACGCCACCCTGTCCTTCGTGCAGCGCCTGACCGTCGCGCCCGCCCGGATGGGCACCGACGCCGGGCTGGTCGGCGCCGCCGCGGCCGCGCTCGCCGGCCGGACGGGCGTGGCCGCGGCGGGGGTCTGA